The nucleotide sequence taaaccatAAACAGAATGGACATCAACTTAGATATGACACGTTCCctactttttttttgagacaaagataTGTCCCCTACTACACCCATTGGTTCAGCGGCCCGACCCAAAAAACTAAAGGCCACTTGCGCATTCTGGGCCGTCCCCGGTTTCAGGTTGGGGCCACGGGAGGCGGCAGAGTCACCGAAGACCCATCGGGACTAGTGGGTCGACCCAGCTAGCTTcacgacccgccgccgccgccgccgccgcaggcggcCACCGCGCCATACACGCTCTCCGCTGTCAACACCCAACGCCCGGCCTCCTCTTCCGCCTCCTTCGGCGCAGACGCTGGGTTTAGGCTTGGTTGTGGGTAGCAGAGCAGAGCGCGACAGCGGCGGCGATGGCAACGGCGAAGAAGGGGACGGCGACGCCGCTGGCCTCCGCGTTCTCGCCGGAGGAGACGAGGAGAGCCGTGTCCCGCGTGGCCCAGGCCATCGCCGACCGCCGCGCCGACCTCGCGCGCGTCCAGGGCTTCTTCGCCGACAACGCCGCCCTCGTCAACCTCGTCCAGCGCCTCCCCGACGAGCTCTCCCACCAAATCATGGTCTCTCACTCATCCCTACCTCCTCTCGTCATCCTATTTAGCAGCATAGCTACTTCCCACGAGCCAATTTAGTGATCCCCTGGTCTGGTTTCGCAGGTCCCCTTTGGTGGCGCCGCCTTTTTCCCTGGGAGCTTGATCCACACCAATGAGCTCCTGGTATGGCATTCCACAGATTCTTTGGCCTTGGAGCTTCTACCTGCCTGCTTGGTTTGCTGCCTGCGACTGTAACATGTGTGCTGACAATTTTGTTTGGGTTGTGCCTTAGGTGCTTCTGGGGGATGGGTACTACGCTGATAGGTCTGCGAAGCAGACGACCGAGATACTGCACAGGAGGGGGATGGAGTTGGAGGCTCAAATGGAGGCCATCAAGGCAACCATCTCCGACCTCGAGGCTGAGGCCAAGTTCTTCGAGTCCACCGCTGCGGAGGCTTCGGTAAGGCTCTTGGCTCTTGTGAAATCTTCAGAAATAGTGTATTCCTATGCTAGTGTTCAGCTAAGAGGTTACTGTAGTAGCAATTTGGTTGAGGTCACTGGTAAGGGGAAAGGGAAATTGATACTGAATTACAGTAGATTGATGCTGACATGGGGACTCTGCACTTGTGATACTTATATAGCATGCAGACTAAGCTATAACATCTTAGCCTTGTTGCATTGAAAGCTGGGTGCTTCTTGTTTCTAACATGTTGTTAATCTACGCCGTGGAAACTAGTGTAGATCCATCTATATAAAATGGGTGTGGTCTTACTATACATACTACATTGAGGTGCAGCAATATAACCTTTTTGGCTCCGAACTGAATTACTCAATATGATTGATCTTTCATTGTATTATACTCTATTGTCTTAACAAATTCGATAACTATTCTCATGTTGGTCTTCAGCCTATAGTTTAATTGTGGGTTTTGCTTCTGTGCAAAATTATTTCTAACTGGATCCTTAATTATATTGATGCCTGCAGGAGGGTCTTGTTGAAATAAGGGAAGAATATGATGAAGAAGACACAGAAATAATTTCATCAAAAACAGGTAATCATTTGGAGCTTTTGTTTATTTAGCTACTGATATTCTGCATCCTTCTTATCTTCAGTATGTATTGGCTCTTTTTGTCATCTTAGTATGCTGAACTGTAATGATGATGTTGTACTGACATGCATATCCCACTTGTGAGTCCTTGGGGTTCAGATTCAAATTTACCCTATCCAAATTGACTTTTATTGACATCTTATACTTCTTGATTATTCCTGAATTGACAAGGTCTAGAGTAATCCTGCAGAAAGTTGGCCTATTGGTATCTCATTCTACAATTGAATGTTGTTTGGCTGAGAGCATTATATTTTTTTTGTAGTATATTTATTTTTGCAGACATTATGTCAAGACTATCTTGTTGTGCTGAGATGATTGCTGCCTTCAAATGAAGCagtggcaaacctttagcacttACATTTGTTGCCAAGTAACAACTTCTGCTTCAGCGTGACTTTCTACGTATCTTTCCCAGAGGCTTCAAGTTCTTCTGGGGGCATATCAGATGAGGAACATGCTCGGATGATGGCTAGGTTTGATGAGCTTGAAATGTTAGAAAAGGAAGCTGGAAGTACTTCCGAAGATGaaggtgatgatgacgacgacgatggtgACGATGAAGATGCTGGAACAAGTGAGGATGGTGAGGAAAATGGGGAAACATTAAGTTATGGCAATGAGCATGACAATGTTAGTTTTGGTGCCTCAGTTTCTGGAAGTGGTGGTAATGGCCAGAGTCAAGGAAATGCCCAGGTATCTTTGTGCTTGTCTAGCTGGCGTGGCATAATTTGGTGTAATATTAATTTGACCAATGTGTTTATATGTTGGTGTTCGAACTAATAGCTGAAGAGTGCACTAAAGAAGCTAGGAGAGAAGGAAACACTACAAGGTTCTTCTCTTGCGCCATCAGGCAGTACCTCCGTAAGCTCATTATTCCTTTTTCAACACCTTCTACTTTGTGCCTGAATGAATGGCTAGCAGTCAAAATTGGTTATCTTAGCTTCTGTAACAGTAACAGTGTGTTTCATCTAATGTGCAGATAACAAACTCTGAAGTTCAGGCTTCGCTTAGAAAAGGTTAGTCGTGATACTGGCATGTGGGACACCATATTCAGGATGTGTACATGATATTTTGATTACCTAGTGACACACCTAATTGTTTTGCTGATTTTTATTGTCATCTTGTTTGTGTAAGAGTTGGTACTCCTTTTTGCACCAACG is from Triticum aestivum cultivar Chinese Spring chromosome 3A, IWGSC CS RefSeq v2.1, whole genome shotgun sequence and encodes:
- the LOC123063206 gene encoding RNA polymerase II subunit 5-mediating protein homolog; this encodes MATAKKGTATPLASAFSPEETRRAVSRVAQAIADRRADLARVQGFFADNAALVNLVQRLPDELSHQIMVPFGGAAFFPGSLIHTNELLVLLGDGYYADRSAKQTTEILHRRGMELEAQMEAIKATISDLEAEAKFFESTAAEASEGLVEIREEYDEEDTEIISSKTEASSSSGGISDEEHARMMARFDELEMLEKEAGSTSEDEGDDDDDDGDDEDAGTSEDGEENGETLSYGNEHDNVSFGASVSGSGGNGQSQGNAQLKSALKKLGEKETLQGSSLAPSGSTSITNSEVQASLRKAVSFKDENGQIVSSSRYSSGPKVSSSRDRQILPGGQKAFTGSIVEHDEGLSVIEQPRSNDSEKPASSASSSRPMSRFKMQKGGR